The Strix aluco isolate bStrAlu1 chromosome 1, bStrAlu1.hap1, whole genome shotgun sequence genome has a window encoding:
- the SGCE gene encoding epsilon-sarcoglycan isoform X4, which yields MRRRWLWRQEQQAAVAAEEEEERGAMRYCAAGPWPHSGGALTTLLLTVYTILSKVHSDRNVYPSAGVLFVHVLEREYFKGEFPPYPKPGEISNDPITFNTNLMGYPDRPGWLRYIQRTPYSDGVLYGSPTVENVGKPTIIEITAYNRRTFETARHNLIINIMSAEDFPLPYQAEFFIRNMNVEEMLASEVLGDFLGAVKNVWQPERLNAINITSALDRGGRVPLPINDMKEGVYVMVGADVPFSSCLREVENPQNQLRCSQEMEPVITCDKKFRTQFHIDWCKISLVDNTKQVSTFQEVIRGEGILPDGGEYKPPSDTLKSRDYYSDFLITLAVPSAIALVLFLILAYIMCCRREGVEKRNMQTPDIQLVHHSAIQKSTKELRDMSKNREIAWPLSTLPVFHPVTGEIVPPLHTDSYDNTSMPLMQTQQNLPHQTQIPQQQTAGEFRMTTFQRFEVNGIPEERKLTEAMNL from the exons tgtaCACGATTCTGTCTAAGGTGCACTCTGATCGGAATGTATACCCTTCTGCTGGAGttctttttgttcatgttttggAGAGAGAGTACTTTAAGGGGGAATTTCCTCCTTACCCAAAGCCTG GTGAAATAAGTAATGATCCTATAACATTTAATACCAACTTAATGGGCTACCCAGACAGACCTGGATGGCTACGCTATATACAAAGGACACCATACAGTGATGGAGTGCTCTATGGCTCACCAACTGTAGAAAATGTGGGCAAACCAACCATCATTgag ATCACTGCATATAACAGGCGTACTTTTGAGACAGCAAGACATAATTTGATAATTAATATAATGTCAGCAGAAG ATTTTCCTTTACCATATCAAGCGGAGTTCTTCATAAGGAATATGAACGTAGAAGAAATGTTAGCAAGTGAAGTTCTTGGCGACTTTCTTGGAGCAGTGAAAAATGTGTGGCAGCCGGAACGCTTGAATGCTATAAACATTACTTCAGCCCTCGACAGGGGAGGGAGAGTTCCACTTCCTATTAATGACATGAAAGAGGG TGTGTATGTTATGGTTGGGGCAGATGTTCCATTCTCTTCGTGCTTACGTGAAGTGGAAAACCCACAAAATCAGCTGAGATGCAGTCAAGAAATGGAGCCTGTAATAACCTGTGATAAAAAATTTCGTACTCAATTCCACATTGACTGGTGTAAAATCTCTCTG GTTGACAATACAAAACAAGTTTCCACCTTTCAGGAAGTGATTCGTGGAGAGGGGATATTACCTGATGGTGGGGAATACAAGCCACCTTCTGATACACTGAAAAGCAGAGACTATTACTCGGATTTCCTAATTACACTGGCAGTGCCCTCGGCAATAGCACTGGTGCTTTTTCTAATACTTGCCTATATCATGTGCTGCCGACGGGAAGGAGT ggAAAAGAGAAACATGCAAACACCAGA CATCCAGTTGGTCCACCACAGTGCTATACAGAAATCAACCAAAGAGCTTCGTGACATGTCTAAAAATAGAGAGATAGCATGGCCTCTTTCAACGCTTCCTGTGTTTCACCCAGTTACTGGTGAGATTGTACCACCCCTTCACACAGACAGCTACGATAATACCAGTATGCCTCTGATGCAAACACAGCA GAACCTGCCACATCAGACTCAGATTCCACAGCAGCAGACTGCAG GAGAATTTCGTATGACAACATTTCAAAGATTTGAG GTAAATGGTATTCCTGAGGAAAGAAAACTAACAGAAGCAATGAATTTGTAA